A single region of the Narcine bancroftii isolate sNarBan1 unplaced genomic scaffold, sNarBan1.hap1 Scaffold_168, whole genome shotgun sequence genome encodes:
- the LOC138750573 gene encoding endophilin-B1-like, giving the protein MLMYIESGDFTIATGETMPISASSMYLLQKEVGKQERWKLAYIQAYCIFRTMQFTEEMLGQAEKTELDAYLVNLLGKAESTKRGSKKIMKQTEVPLNQTQVTNLILCRILKRPI; this is encoded by the exons ATGCTGATGTACATCGAGAGTGGTGATTTTACCATCGCCACTGGGGAAACTATGCCCATAAGTGCATCCAGCATGTACCTACTACAAAAAGAAGTCGGAAAACAAGAGCGCTGGAAGCTGGCATATatacaggcctattgtatcttcaggacGATGCAG tttacagaggagatgttgggtcaagctgagaagacagagttggatgcctatttggtgaatctgctgggcaaagcagaaagcacaaaacgagggtctaaaaaaataatgaagcagactgaagtgccattgaaccaaacccaagtaacgaatttaattttgtgcagaatACTTAagagacctatttaa